The proteins below are encoded in one region of Candidatus Methylomirabilota bacterium:
- a CDS encoding DUF5989 family protein, with translation MSRIQRLQWKFEIFGELLAFLWERKLFWMIPMVAIIVVFGMLLVLAQTSVIAPFIYTLF, from the coding sequence ATGAGCCGGATTCAGAGGCTCCAGTGGAAGTTCGAGATCTTCGGAGAGCTGCTGGCGTTCCTGTGGGAGCGCAAGCTCTTCTGGATGATCCCGATGGTGGCGATCATCGTGGTGTTCGGGATGCTGTTGGTCCTGGCCCAGACCTCCGTTATCGCCCCCTTCATCTACACACTGTTCTGA
- a CDS encoding SxtJ family membrane protein yields the protein MPLLRAVWAGWVRIAHAIGRVQSRVVLTVLYFVLLGPFALGVRLLADPLQLRRRPGGSHWLPRAASPASLEAFRKQ from the coding sequence ATGCCCCTGCTCCGCGCCGTGTGGGCCGGGTGGGTCCGGATCGCCCACGCGATCGGCCGCGTCCAGAGCCGCGTCGTCCTCACGGTCCTCTACTTCGTCCTCCTGGGCCCCTTCGCCCTGGGCGTCCGGCTGCTGGCCGACCCGCTCCAGCTCCGGCGGCGGCCGGGCGGCTCCCACTGGCTCCCCCGTGCCGCGTCGCCGGCCAGCC